A stretch of DNA from Takifugu rubripes chromosome 15, fTakRub1.2, whole genome shotgun sequence:
ACGCGACGTGCGCTGCCCCATAATTGCAATCTGCTGTCTTTAATGTCTTTGTGGTCTCGGCTTGTGCTGTAACGTGCCGTTTCTCTATGAACTCCCAGAATAATCAGGTGTGTTCAGGTCCCCAAACAATAGGGTGACAAAGCAGAGCGGCGCTACAGTAACGGCGAGGTCACAGGTCGCGACCCCGCGCGGTCGCAGGCAGATGGACCCGACCTTAAATAAAGTAATGTAGCCGTCCACAGGAAGCGGGTTTGTGACAGTCGGCTCGTTTACAGATGATGACAGGCTTATTGTGCACGCCGAAGAGCTTGAATGACGCAGATCCTTTGGAAATGTTGCCAATTGAGGGTTTGTCATGTTCCATTAACAATGTGGCAGAACattgtgttttcctctttttttaccccccccgaCAGCAGCGTTTGACTAATCTGCTCATCTGAcctttcattattttttcttcttcttctttgatgttttaaaaaaaaaaaagtccacgtGAAGATTCCATGCACTTGCTGAATGTTTCTCCCCCCAGATTATCCAGCTATTTTTAGAAGGTATGCAGTTAAATATCACAGTTTAGCAACAGTGGAtggttttattctgtttttggggtttttattcTGGTTTTCGACATCCGACATCATTGTTTGAAGCATTTCCAGTCAACTCGCCCCAAAAACGGAAGAGCTACCAATCAGATTAGTGAGTAAAAGTCAGGATTAGGGCTGAGGCTAAACGTCCGGTATagatgtgatgatggtgatttaAGTAAACTCGCCGGATCGTTTGCATTGATTTGGGCAGAAGCTGTTTTGTGGCTATGAAATCAATGAAGAGAAATGAGAGAAATGCtggtaaagctgctgctgctaagcCTCACCACAAAGGGGAGAGTTAGCCATATGCAAAATACCGTGGTTGGAATTGTTCTCTGGATGTGTCGTACCTGTgaaaacaggggggggggggggggacgattCCAAATAAACCATTGAGGAATTTTCTCTGAAAGCACGGCTTTTCCCAAGAACCACTTCCCTTGTGACACAACGTGCGCGCAAGTGGAGGAGGACACGTTGGGAAATTTTAAAACAATCGTTGCGTCTAGAAAATGAGATCGTGAGTCTACAtgaggatttatttttaaatgtattttattttttttaaaaccatttgcCTCGGCCGAGTCACAATGGTGTGTGCCGAGTGATAAATGCTCCCCATTCCTGCTGTGAAGGCCTGCTGAGCGAAGGCATTCCACCACGACAGTTCTGATGCCTGGATTAATGGACGCTGTTTAGAGTCGACTCTTGATGCGTTCAAGTGTTGCGTCCCGCGGGGATGCTTTTTACACAATGTGAATACATCTGAATAGTTTGTGCTTGCTGAAACCCGGCGTTAGCCCGCTGAAAATGATTGCCACACTTAGAGGAGTTTGTGTATTCCCTGGAAGGTGCCTTCATTGTCATCACAATAGCAACAATTCGGAAGCTTTGTGGCATTTAAACCGGTTCTTCCTTGAGTGTTTGAGCTGGTGCCTTCAGGAACACGTCCAGGGCACCAAAGAAGATGGTTTGGCCCCGGGAAGATTTATCCATCCTCCCTGAATTTGTGCTAAAACCCAAAATGCAGTTCAACAGCagaatttccctttttttgtgtttattcccACATTGTGCAACATTAACAATCATCTTTGGGTAAACACGTCGCAGGTGTGACATCAAGTCAAGTTCCTATGTTGGTAAATCCTTACGTCACctcacgacccccccccccccatcccggcCCGTGGCGACACGGCTGATGAAAACAAACTCCGTGTTTGTCACAGCCTGCATGTAGGAAACTGCACACTGTCTCTTTAAGGGGCTGCACGGGTGCTCTGCTCTGGGCACAgtggggaaggggagggggcagagtgTTGACGGGAAGCCGGGCCCCCATTGGCTGGTTCCTGCTGAGGGCTGTGACATCACAAGGGGGAGGAGTCCCGTGGTAAAAAATTACATGTCCTTATATGGAGCAAGCTGGAGCGTTCCATTCTGCTAAAGtggtgaggttttttttttttttttttgttcaggcCCCTCTTCAGTTCTGGTATAGTACTATAGATTATGTAAATTATTCTCTTCACTAGCTTTCACTATGCACTTTTCAAACAATGCACTTTTGTCAAGTTCTGCCTCCGTgcaatttaaagtttaaatgtcTTATCAAAACTTCCATTTTGCTGCTTGTTTTGCCTATGAGACAATAACTCAAGCTATTGAGTCGTCAGTTTCGTGGATAAATACTGAAacatttaaattcttttttacCGTGTTGCTGTCAGGTTTGTAACTAACACACTTTCTCTTCAGCTACACTGGAATCTCATTAGAAGCCATTTAAATTTGTTCGTACTCCTTCCAGTTCAACTATGTGGACCACCCAAACTGTTTCGTACGTGTGTGGGTAAACACGTATTAGGACGCTTAACTCCTTCAAACAGGTGTGGCAATAGTTGCTCTTTAATGTCTAAGACACCGTTGAGTCTTGAAATGGAATGCTTCGATTTCTTTGCACCATTTCCTCATGCATTTATTAAAGATAAAATGGAATTGACTCCCAGAGATCCCAGAAATGTGACATACACCCTGTTTTCAAGGCTGTGTgattaaaaagtaaaacaaatcGGTGTGCTTTACCTATTTGTCTTTATTACCACAATTAGCCATGCCGATCAAATGCCTCCCAGCTCTTCTCGCACACTTTTAACCTTCAAACGGtgcagaaaagctgcagcttcGCCCGACGCCATCACCCCCGCTGCTCTCATAATGGTACGTCCCGAGAGCGAGcagtcccctcccctccccaagTCAGATTTGTCTTCACTCCAAGGAAATACACTCCACCTTCAATTCGCGTGAAGAAAGTGCAGTTTCAGTCCTCCAGCTGGGCACACGCAGAGCTGAGTTAATTAGAAATAAGCTGTGTTGTCTCCGGAGGGGGAGGTAGAACTTTAGGCTGACGGGTCATGACGAGAAAACTTGTGAATCTTTGGGAGATCCCCTGAGCCCTCCTACCTCCTCCTTCCAATGTTTCAGTGGTTGGGGCCATGGCCTCTCAGTCAGGGTAAGAAATGTGGCTAGTTGGCtgctctccttttttcctcttggTCTCTGTCAAAAAGAAGCCATTTCCAAACTTTCAGCCTCTTTATTTAGTCCTTCTGAATGGCTGCCAGAGAGTGCCGGTCCTGTATTCAAGGTGCTCAAATCACCATCAgtttctcttattttttttctccttcctctctcttttagTGGATTGTGTTGAAAACACGGTCCGACACTGGTGCTGCGCGTTggacagagatgagctgattAATGTGGGTACAGAGTGAACTGGTTTTTCACCGTGTAGACTTTGACCTTTTCATTCTGGCACCCTGTTGAAAGATTACTGTAAACACAGCAGGCCAGTTCATATAAATGAGGAATTGCATTTCATGTTATCACACAAAGTCTTCCCTTTGAGTTGATTTTTCCTAGTTTTACTGCCTAACTGCTGTTCTCTCGCCTTTGTTTGTTGGGGATTTTGATACAGGGTCAGAAAAAAACCATTTGCTCTCTTGGGTCGTAAAAAGCTTGTGGATCACTCATTCTGCAAATATAACTATAATGTGTGGTTTCCAGAGGCCGTAGTTTGTGCAACTGTATCCTATTTCTTCAGTCCTTTATCGTTCTTACTgaccacaaaagaaaaaaacacatctttttGCTAACACTCCTCAAAACAAATTCCCCTCTCTGACATGAAGGTAACTCAGAAAATGTTGGAGATTATCATGCAGGTTTAAGTGATGGGATGGATCTTCGAGTCCTCCTGGAGCCCCTGATGTTTTGGTGTGGCAAAGGATGAAGTCTTGCAACATCATATACTGGGATTGCGATTTTATTGCAGCATGCTGTATTCCATGTCATGTGATGTCCAGAAAGTGATTTGTTGCCATGAGACAGTCAAaggaggagacacattttcataAACCAGTTTGTCTCACGTTCTTCTAGGTTGGATCTGATGCCCCAGTAAGTCTGCTGTACTGGTCTGCTTTTCTTTGGAAGATTTACAGCTAGTTCCAGTCGGCAGGTCTACACTCAGCATTAGTTAGTGGTCTCTGGGGATGAATGGTTTCTACTCAGAACTGTTGCGCATGTGTCTGTGATGTTCGTTCAAACATTTACACTCCAGTTTCATTAAGGTCACTCGTGTCAGTAAAAGATGGTGGGTGGCTCGTCCCTGTTTAACGGACTTAAAGCCCTTCGCTCCGGGCACCTAGCGAGACGAGCTGTAACGAGTCTTGTGTTTGCGGAGGATTCTTTATCTGAGTTGTTGAATATTCTGCTGAATGTCACCACCTTGAGATTATCCCAAAATGTCCACACATTAATATGGAAATGGGCTTAGAATTTGTTCTTCATTAACATCCAGGCTGGTAACACTGTTCTCTAAACTGGAGTCATCTCAAGCTGAGTTTTAAGCAGTTATTTTCAATAAGGCTCAGGGATGGTCCTGGTTGTTTAATCAGTGTATAAGCTAATCATTATTCACTTTTTCTGACATGTCAATGCCGGTCATATTATTCTCATAGTATCTTAATACTACTAGTAGTTCTGGTCGTGGCTATTTCCTCCGATTGTAGCCAAGCTACGGTGTGTAGAACCTATTGCCCACTTTAATGGTTACTCCCAGGTAGGCGTTGATGATGATTCACAACAGACGTGGTTGGGAAATTACTGTTTGGGTTTTTCGAGATAACTTGGGGATGATCAGTCAGCAGTTGTGTGAAGCTATTTGATGATGAACATGCTTCCTGAAAATCATCTTGACCTTACACATACAGCCCTGTTTGCCATTTTCTACATCTCTTTGTAATTTGGGCTTCCTAAAAAGTTTTCTATAGCTTTTCATTATTTGGCCATACAcactgggtgggggtggggtgggggggattttGCAGCGTGGTCTGTCAACACTGCTGTTGTCATTAGCAGATCCTCCTTAAACTGACACGCCTGGCTAATCTCCAGTTGTATCGTCAGTTAAATCGCCCCGTATCAGTCCCATGAAACTCagttttctttgcttcttttaagccttttttttggtctttgtgTATTGCTTTTGCCCATTTTTGTGTGcgactccatccatccacacttAAATGTTTTACAAGTGCCTctattttggttttggttttattttttgaagTGAAGAAAGTCACAGAAATCTCTTGATCAGTCTTAGTCGTAATCAACAAATCAAGTAGTAGTTGATGCTAGTTGTCAAATTTGCACCGACCATCTGTAGGAGGAGATTACTTGTAGCAGAAGTAGGCTACCACAGAGTGTCTAGACTAGACTAGCCTAAGCTTATTAGGGCCTACTTTCTCATACAAGTCAGCCGTGTGGTCCAATGCCCTTCTGATGCGCACGCAAATCATAGTTTGACTCGTggctttccaaaaaaaaaggcccAGTGGGTGGAAAACTGTAGCCAGACTGTCTTTgggattaattaaaaaaaaaaaccccacagaaTTCAGAGCTGGAATAAACTGATCCACTCACGCTGTGCACATCACTTTCACACTTGGCAGGTGTCTGTCCCACTTTTCTCAACACGTGGAAAGACGTGACATAAGAAGTCTGTTGACTTTCTTCGGTGTGGTATTTTTGTTGacattattttctgtttatgtTATCAGCAACATGAACCGTGAGGACCGGAATGTGCTCagaatgaaagaaagagaaaggagaaatCAAGAAAtccagcagggaggagaggcCTTTCCAGCGAATTCCCCTCTTTTTCCTGAACCCTACAAAGTGGTAAATCTCTCATTTAGTTTTGGCTCATACATTTTCCAGTTGAGATAAAGTGCTAAAGCTAATTTCTGCACGGGGAAATTGTAGGCTTTTATTGCAGAGGCTATTGTTGGTTAAGAATCTTGTCTTATACTGGGAGCTCTGCTCCAGTATGTGGAGAATTTGACCCTTTCTATGTATCATTGTAGGACATTTTACTTGCAATCTTTGTATTGATGAAAGCTTATATAGAAGATGTCTTCTGCATCTGTTTTCATAGAGGCGTGTGAATGTAGTCCATCTCTTGCCTGCTCAGTGTAATTATAAGAAGGCTTTGTGTTCCTTACACTCGTCTAATTTTTGCCAATAACCAGATTTGAGTGCAGGTAAGTGGCTCCATTTAGCTGTAGCTAGCCATCAAAGAAGCAGCGTGGAATGTGTCCTGACAGGTCGGGGAATACAAAGGGTACCAGAGGTGAGGGTAGGGTGAATGCCTGTGTTTATGGTCTGCAGAAAAGTGAAATCTGACTTTGGCAGTGGAAAAAGTAATGAAAATAGTGCAAAAATGGATGtgtccccccccacacacacactcaaactccTCATCAGACGTAAAGCTGCTTGGTGGCAGGCTGTGGTGTAGAGGGGGGCATGAACCGATAGACGCTTCTGgcttctctttctcttgctTGTCTCATATTATGTAAGCTAATGTTGGGCCTTTTCTCTTATCTGTTATGCTCGTGTAAGTGGAAGTTTACTGTGCGCTGCTTTAAAGTCCACGTGTGAGTCCACAGCTGTGGCTTCCCAGAACTACGCTTACACGCAGCCATGTGTGGTCAAATCATGTACCTTCAACTTGTAACAGCAGAAAATGGTCTGAAACGGCCTCACATTGATGTTTTCTATGTGGCTATGAAGCGTGAATATAAATAGGAAATTATgccatatatatttatatatatataatctagCTAGGCCCCACAAACATATGTTCATTTTAGTAGCATCACAGTAGTCGGAAACGGATGGCTTCGCTGATTGTGTTTGCAGATAAAACTGTTTGTTGGGTTGATGGTAATTTGTTCTAACGTACTTTTAAAATAGTAATGAGACGCATTTGCTCGAGTAATTCTTTGGCGTTTCTGTCATTCAAAATAGACTCAAAGTTATGACATGCTATATTTTTGGCTGATATGCATTAAAGAATAAACTATAGTATTTTTATCCTTCTATTTGTGGCTTCATAAACATGTGCAACATAAGTATTAGGGTGTTCTAATGAGCAAAAGCTTGAACCATTTGTGTTAAAGGTGCACTATTCAATCCCATGGTTcacaatttcatttttgtcttaaATCTCCCCTTGATCCGCTGGCTCCCTGCCCTCTGACTGCTCTGTGAAAAAGCCCGGGCTGTGGAGGCAACTAGGGGGTCGTAAATGTCCAAAACTACTCGGGGCACAGGCGGTGCACCAAATCATAACAACCATTTTGCAGCCAATCGCCAACAAGAATGTGGGGGATTTGAGCGCTTGcagatgtaaatataaatatcctAACAGAACACTTGGAGTAAGCCCAGCTATTTTAGCATCGTTAGCATAGCACAGCTCTACTTTTGATTTTGATGAGCTTTAATGGCAGTTATGGAAACATTAGAGTGAGGCGGGCGAGCTTGCCTTGTTTTGTATTTAATTCCAATCACGCGCATAGTGCACCTTTAACTGTCAAATGTTTTTCACGTACTCTAAAAAAAGCATGACATGAATGCTCACCTCTCCCACATATGAACTGGTAATGTGTGTCATGACCTCAAGATGGTTGCATTTCCTGCTGTAACCACCACTTAGTGCTTTCACACTCTCAATCTCTCGAATGAAAATGGCCTCAGACTGGATGTGTAACTTGACATTTCCAAAGCTTTGGTCAGGGGCTGTCTGCTGGAGCGGACGGACGCCCAATGATTGATTAACTTCTTTGCTGTTAAGGCGGTCGACTCTATTACCAGTGAGGACTGATCTAACAATGTGATGGGTTGAACGGTCCTGGAAGAAATTATTTGTGTAGTTTGTGCATTTTAAATACCAATAACTGCAGGTtttagtgtttttcttctgttttcactcttatcactggtgtgtttgtgcctgtaataacagttttttttctcttctctgcttTCTTTCCCCCTTCATCTCActgttctctgcctcctcttcttcctttctctcatcttctgcttctctcttcaGTCCAGCAAGGAAGACAAACTGTCCAGTCGCATTCAGAGCATGTTGGGCAATTACGATGAGATGAAAGAGCCACTCGGTGACACACTTACAAAGATCACCAGTAAACCTTCAAACAGCTCGTCTTCCTCCGAGGAGAAATTGGGCCCCAATCTGTTTGGCGGGGACCAGCGTGGCatcagtagcagtggcagtagccaGAGCAATAAGTGGACTCCTGTTGGCCCTGCTGCAAGTGGATCCGCATCCCAGTCCCAGAAACGCTCAGCACTCGGCAGCCAAAGGGGCAACGgcggcagtagcagcagcagcaacagtagtcaGAGACACGGTGGGGAGGTGCGGGAGAAGAAGTCGAGTAAACACAGTGGAGGTTCAGAACACTCAAAGTCACACACATCAAGTCCTGCAAAGGGCTCCCTGAGTTCttcgagcagcagcagccacttgAGAAGCTCCTTAGCTGCTGAGCAACACCACGGCAAGGAGCGCTACCGCTCCAAATCCCCACGGGAAAGGGAGCCCAACTGGGACTCACCTTCTCGGGTTCACACCTCCTTCCCCAGCGGACAGCACTCGAGTCAGGCCTTTCCTCCATCTCTTATGTCCAAACCTGGCTCGATGCTTCAGAAGCCCACGGCATATGTACGGCCTATGGATGGCCAGGAAACGGCAGAACCCAAGAGCTCGCAAGCAGAAAGCTACAGCGGACAGTcgcacagcagcaccatggGAGAGATGAAGTCGAATGGCAAGGCCTCACTGTCCAAACTCAAGATCCCCTCGCAGCCTGTAGAGGTAACACATCATACAAGCCCTCGTTTCTTCTATTTTTCAGATTACACCCAACAACTATATAATTTAGCAGAGAGTCGTCTAAAGTGCAGGTCATCATCAAGGTTTTACCGCTGGCTCTCATTACTTCAGGCCGCAGTGGTACATCTAATCCAAAAATACTACTTGCTCAACAGAACTTCAGATTAAGTAAACTAATTAAAGATTTCTAGCGAACTCCAAGGGAAAGATGGGTTGCCTTTGCTAATACGAACCTATTAAGTAACATTTTAGTAGAGTGCGGGTTCTTCATTCAGCCCACTACAGGTGACCATTGAGCCACTGCTTCAGCCTTGAACTGAGTCCCTTCCTTAGAAACTATGCTTTTATGCTGCTGTACCTGTCTGACTTCAGCTGTCGGTCGCTTGTCGAATACCCAGAGCATGAgacttgtgttttctttggagCAAATGTTTCCTGATGTAATCTTTGGAATAAATTACCTCACAGTAGGTCATGTTTCCTTTGAGTGAACCCACGTTTTTAAGCTCAAATTACTGGGACCGCTCTGAGCTCTCGTTGATGAGCACTCGATAAATTCACTGTTTTCTCTCTCAGGGATCCGGTGATGCCAACTGTGTGGATGAAATTCTAAAGGTATGTATGTGCGTGGTTGCTCGGATCTCCCACTAGCTTCATCGGTCTGTCCTGATGTTCACAGCAAACGTTGTAATTGAgtaacattttctctttttttccctcaggaAATGACTCAGTCATGGCCCCCTCCGCTCACAGCCATTCACACCCCCTGCAAAACAGAACCTTCCAAGTTCCCCTTCCCAACCAaggtctgtttttctttaattctttcatttattttatgacaACAATGGATACAAATTGGAtaataaaatgatcattttttcATTTCAGGATTCTCATCCTTTTCCAAGTGGGCACAGTGAGTGTTGCACTCTCTTGAAAAGTTATGCGTGAATATTTAGATATGGGTGTTTAACCTCAGGCAACTTGTTTTCTTGTAGAGCGAGGAAGTTCTTCCAAGAGTTCAAGCAGTCACCAGCCCAAAACCTGTGATGATCAGCCAACGTAAgtgttttatccttttttcctcctaaaTTTTTGTTATTTCCAGATTATCAAAATACTAACCAGCTTTTCATGTTCGGTGACAAATCTAAATTTGAGTTATTTACTGATAATGCCAGGATGTTGGAAGATGACCTGAAActgagcagcagtgaggacagTGATGGCGAACAGGACTCTGCCAAGAATGCCTCAAGGAACACATCACAAGGAAGGTAATTACAAAGCGCACTTGAATTCTTTTCACATGTAAGTTGTAACATTATTGGGAAAGACACCTTGCACATGATGTTTTATGGCGTTACCCTGTACAAACAGCAATAACAGCGAAGGAGCAGAACAGTCGCGGGATGATTCGAGCAGCCACAGCGgctcagagagcagctcaggATCTGACAGTGAGAGTGAAAGCAGCACAACGGACAGTGAGACTAATGAGCATCCACGGCCTGCCTCCCCCGAGGTAATTGACCAGCAAGAACTTTTCACTGCTCTCAACacttattattttttatttatgtgtagTTATTGATTATTAACTGTACATTCTCTTGCACCTTCAGCCCGAACAGCCAATGTCAAACAAGTGGCAGCTGGACAACTGGTTTAAAAAGGCCAAGCAGTTGTCGCCAGCTTCCCCAGTGGACAGTAATGTTCCAACAAAATGCAAGAAAGAGGGCCGAGAAAATAGCTCAGGACGTGGCTATGGCAGCCAAGGAGGGGGGTCAAAAGACTCAACAGCGCCGACCCCAAACAGGGACCTACGGGCAGCACAAAAAGGTGCAGAGGGTGGTCGCGGCCGGCAAAAGTCACCCGCTCAGAGCGAGGGAGGCCCAAACCCTCGAAGGAGCGTGGGTAAAAAACAGCCCAAAAAGTCAGAGAAGCCCCCAGTGGTAGAGGAACCCAAAGGAGGGCTGAGAGTGGAGAGTGAGCCAGCCCCAGAGATTCCTCCTCATCGGCCCAAAGCCGCCACCAAGGGTTCGCGCAAGCCAAGCATCAAAAAGGAGCCCAAATCGTCCCCGAGGCCCACGCCTGCAGCCGTCACAAGCGCCGCAGATAAACGCAAGCCCAAGGCACCAACCAAGACTTCCCAGAAGTCTCGGGAGTTTGTCGACACGGACTCTGCCGCATCAGACTCTGAAGGGAACGACAGCATCCCATCCTCTTCTCAGACCCCCAAGTACACGGAGAGCATCCGCACCCCCGTGTGCGTCTTCTCTCCAATGGAAGAGAAAGAGCTGTTGTCTCCTTTAAGCGATCCAGAGGAGCGTTATCCTGCCaggcagcctcagcagcaggttTTACTAGTCAAGATCGGTTAGTCACATCACCTTTTGTGTTCCGCACTGCTCCAGCAGGACAGAACACTCCCACTTCCATCTTTAATCTTTGCCAGATGGTGGCATCCTCttatgtttcctttttatttcctacAGATCTAAACCTGTTGTCTAGGATCCCAGGACGACCCTACAAAGATCCTGTTGAAATAAAGGTGGAGAGAGACGACTCTTTAGACAGGGACGGCAAAGACTGTAGCAAGCCCATCTCTGAGAAGAGTTCGAGTAAGGCCAAGAGGAAACACAAGGTACTTTCCCCTCTGCAGTTTTGATCCTAGTCTCAATGCTCGCATTACAAATAATTGTTCCATTTTAATTAGTCTGGAATTTTTTTAAGTAACCTGCTGCCCGCTTTCCATTAAAACAAGAAATTGGCATTTAAGAGCTCCAGAATTGGTGGAGAATTCTGGTATTAGGTAATTGGGCATTTTTTCCAA
This window harbors:
- the aff4 gene encoding AF4/FMR2 family member 4 isoform X4; its protein translation is MLGNYDEMKEPLGDTLTKITSKPSNSSSSSEEKLGPNLFGGDQRGISSSGSSQSNKWTPVGPAASGSASQSQKRSALGSQRGNGGSSSSSNSSQRHGGEVREKKSSKHSGGSEHSKSHTSSPAKGSLSSSSSSSHLRSSLAAEQHHGKERYRSKSPREREPNWDSPSRVHTSFPSGQHSSQAFPPSLMSKPGSMLQKPTAYVRPMDGQETAEPKSSQAESYSGQSHSSTMGEMKSNGKASLSKLKIPSQPVEGSGDANCVDEILKEMTQSWPPPLTAIHTPCKTEPSKFPFPTKDSHPFPSGHKRGSSSKSSSSHQPKTCDDQPTMLEDDLKLSSSEDSDGEQDSAKNASRNTSQGSNNSEGAEQSRDDSSSHSGSESSSGSDSESESSTTDSETNEHPRPASPEPEQPMSNKWQLDNWFKKAKQLSPASPVDSNVPTKCKKEGRENSSGRGYGSQGGGSKDSTAPTPNRDLRAAQKGAEGGRGRQKSPAQSEGGPNPRRSVGKKQPKKSEKPPVVEEPKGGLRVESEPAPEIPPHRPKAATKGSRKPSIKKEPKSSPRPTPAAVTSAADKRKPKAPTKTSQKSREFVDTDSAASDSEGNDSIPSSSQTPKYTESIRTPVCVFSPMEEKELLSPLSDPEERYPARQPQQQVLLVKIDLNLLSRIPGRPYKDPVEIKVERDDSLDRDGKDCSKPISEKSSSKAKRKHKNDEESSKPESKRCKLEEKSLSHHKNSSKESKRSLEKKEEPVPSPSLSGLQRPPKVEHPSRKRTVSQSSTSLSSGTGSGKEGNHSTKSNSTSKHRKGDDKGRSTRDGKEKSSKSCDNQLAVPPLSTDGSKSQRSKLMFEDRVHSADHYLQEAKKLKHNADALLDRFEKAVYYLDAVVSFIECGNALEKSAQEAKSPFPMYAETVELIKYTMKLKSYMAPDATSADKRLAVLCLRCQSLLYLRLFKLRKDSALKYSKTLTEHLKNSLSNTQAPSPGMGNKAAGMPSPVSPKLSPGTAGGYSSVSSSSSASSSVTIPQRIHQMAASYVQVTSNFLYATEVWDQAEQLSKEQKDFFSELDKVMGPLIFNTSSMTELVRYTRQGLHWLRLDAKLIP